A genomic window from Ruminiclostridium cellulolyticum H10 includes:
- a CDS encoding ABC transporter permease: MSSPANSTTCVKLKKNKHRDRFKLFFMALPFLILCFIFSYLPLYGWIYSLFDYRPPFKLYQCDFVGLKWITSIITNPAYRNAIGDVLRNTFAISGLNLLTSVLPLAFAVFLNEVKRGWFKRSVQILTTLPNFISWVLVYSVAFVFFSTGDGVVNKILINMDIISSPINFLASDDHTWLAMTLWSLWKTLGWSAIMYLAAIAGIDQELYEAAKVDGAGRFRMMWNITIPSLLPTFFVLLMLSVANFLNNGLDQYYVFQNAMNKAHIQVLDLYVYNIGVGSMNFPLATAVSMLKSIVSIVLLFTVNGVSKLLRGETIV; the protein is encoded by the coding sequence ATGTCCAGTCCGGCTAACAGCACCACCTGCGTAAAACTTAAAAAAAATAAGCACAGGGATCGGTTCAAGCTGTTTTTTATGGCTTTACCTTTTCTAATTCTTTGCTTTATATTTTCATATTTACCTTTATATGGGTGGATTTATTCACTGTTTGATTACCGACCGCCGTTCAAGCTTTATCAGTGCGATTTTGTGGGGCTTAAATGGATTACCTCCATTATCACAAATCCTGCTTACAGAAATGCCATCGGCGATGTTCTTCGCAATACATTTGCCATCAGCGGGCTCAATCTGTTGACCTCCGTTCTGCCACTAGCCTTTGCTGTTTTTCTAAACGAAGTCAAGCGTGGTTGGTTCAAACGCTCGGTACAGATTTTGACTACCCTGCCTAATTTTATCAGTTGGGTATTGGTTTACTCCGTTGCCTTTGTATTCTTTTCCACCGGCGACGGTGTAGTAAATAAGATTCTGATTAATATGGACATTATTTCTTCTCCTATTAATTTCCTCGCAAGCGATGACCATACATGGCTTGCAATGACGCTTTGGAGTTTGTGGAAAACCCTCGGCTGGAGTGCTATTATGTACCTTGCTGCCATAGCGGGAATTGACCAGGAACTGTATGAAGCCGCCAAAGTCGATGGAGCAGGTCGTTTTCGTATGATGTGGAATATCACCATACCGTCGCTCTTGCCAACCTTCTTTGTTCTTCTTATGCTGTCGGTTGCAAATTTTCTTAATAATGGCCTCGACCAGTATTACGTATTCCAGAATGCAATGAACAAAGCACATATTCAGGTTCTTGACCTTTATGTTTATAACATAGGCGTGGGCAGCATGAATTTCCCTCTTGCAACTGCTGTCAGTATGCTCAAATCTATCGTAAGCATAGTACTGCTGTTTACGGTCAACGGAGTATCAAAGCTTTTGCGTGGCGAAACTATTGTCTGA
- a CDS encoding carbohydrate ABC transporter permease, translating to MLPILEKKQRYSLGDILFFIIIYVVFTVLTIACIYPFYFLIINTLTANDISSKAAVLLLPQKIHFDNYLKILNLNGLTDALIVSVARTIIGAALTVFASAFLGYLFTKKEMWGRKFWYRFVIVTMYFNAGLIPWYITMLNLGLRNNFLAYILPAIVAPFNIILVKTYIENTPQALQEAAQIDGAGYFTIFIKVVWPLCVPILATVTIFAAVGQWNSFTDTLLLMTDSHLYTLQFILYRYLNQASSLASIMRNSGAGIGQQVSSLAGSQTAQSVRMTVSVVVILPILFVYPFFQRFFVGGIIIGAVKG from the coding sequence ATGTTACCTATTCTTGAAAAGAAACAACGTTACTCTTTGGGAGATATTCTGTTTTTTATAATTATATACGTCGTATTTACGGTTTTAACAATTGCCTGTATTTATCCCTTTTATTTCTTGATAATCAACACTCTTACAGCTAATGATATCAGTTCAAAGGCAGCAGTTTTACTTCTTCCCCAAAAAATCCATTTTGATAACTACCTGAAAATTCTGAATCTCAATGGTTTGACTGATGCTTTAATTGTCTCGGTAGCACGTACAATCATTGGTGCAGCACTAACAGTTTTTGCCTCTGCCTTTTTAGGCTATCTGTTCACCAAAAAAGAAATGTGGGGTCGTAAATTCTGGTACCGTTTTGTTATTGTGACTATGTACTTCAATGCAGGGCTCATTCCATGGTATATCACAATGCTTAATCTGGGGCTTCGTAATAATTTCCTTGCTTATATTTTACCGGCTATTGTAGCACCGTTTAATATCATACTTGTTAAGACTTATATTGAAAATACTCCTCAGGCCCTTCAGGAAGCCGCTCAAATAGATGGTGCAGGTTATTTTACAATATTTATTAAAGTTGTCTGGCCCCTCTGCGTTCCCATTCTTGCAACAGTTACAATTTTTGCGGCAGTCGGTCAATGGAACTCCTTTACCGATACCCTGCTGCTGATGACAGACAGTCATCTGTATACCTTGCAGTTCATTCTGTACCGCTACCTTAATCAGGCAAGCTCACTAGCAAGTATAATGAGAAACAGCGGTGCAGGAATTGGTCAACAAGTATCAAGCCTTGCAGGGTCACAAACGGCCCAGTCTGTCAGAATGACAGTTTCGGTTGTAGTTATACTTCCCATTTTGTTTGTCTATCCCTTTTTCCAGCGGTTTTTTGTAGGCGGTATCATTATAGGTGCCGTCAAAGGATAG